The genomic interval AGGCGGCCCGGCCGAAGACGAAGGCAGCATCGACCTGCCGATCGCCAAGCTCAATGCCGAACGCGGTTGGTGGCAGAAGGTCGATCCGGAAGGGCTGCCGTCGCTGACGAAGTGGCGGGTGATGGGGCGGTCGGGAGTTTTGCCGACCGCCGCGAGGATCGCGTCCGCAGCATCCGCCCCGTCCCCCGGCGCCGCGGCAAGCGGCTCCCCTGCCCCTTGCGGGGAGGGGTCGGGGGTGGGGGTCCACGACGAGACGCCATCCTTGGGGCGCCCTCACCCCAACCCTCTCCCGCAAGCGGGAGAGGGAGTTCACTCTGCTCGGGCAGAGAGTGACGATCTGTCTCGAAAGCCGGGCGCCAAATCCGGTGCGACTCCGCCGACGCACCTCACCTGGCTGGCGCTCGAGCCCATCACCGGCCGAACCCATCAACTGCGGGTGCATTGCGCCGCGATGGGCTGGCCTATCTTCGGCGACAACATCTACGGTAACGGCCCGCGGTTCGGCGAACCGAGGCTGCATCTGCATGCCCGCGAGATCGTCATCCCGCTGTCACGTAACAAACCGCCGGTGGTGGTCACCGCGCCGCCGCCCGCGCATATGCACCCGCGGCTCGCTGCCTGCGGCTGGACACCGAACTGACGGGCGGCCTCAGGCTGCAGCCGCCATCACCACCTGCGCCAGCAGCTGTTCGCGCTTAGCCTGGGAGCGGGTGCCCTTCAGGGTCGAAGCGAACCGTTCGAGAATGCCGTCCTCGAACGCGGTGACGATGGTGGCGTGCACATAGCTTTTGCGGCAGATCGAGGGGGTGTTGGCGAGCTCGTCGGCGGCCATCCGCACCGCCTCCAGCACCTGCTTGCGGCGGCCGCGGGCGCTGGTCGCGGGCTCGATCCGCGCCAGCGATTCCAGCACCACCGCCGAGGCCATCAGGGTGCGAAAGTCCTTCAGCGAAATCCGGATGCCGGCGAGGTCGCGCAGGAAGACGTTGACCTGAGAGGTCGAAACCGGATGCACCTCCCGGTCGACACCGACGTATTGGAACAGCCGTTTGCCCGGCAGCTTGCGCAAGATGCCGATAGCCCGCACCAGCCGGGCCGCGCCGCATTCCTTGCGCACCGCTTTGCCGCCCTTGGCTTTGAACGACAGCGTCACGCAGTCGTCCTCGATCGCCACGTTGGACTTCAGCAGCGTCGCGGCGCCGCGGGTGCCGTTGAGCCGCGCATAGGACTCGCTGCCGGGCCGGATCGCTGTGCGGGCGATCAGTTCGATGACCGCCGCAAGCGCAAACTCCCGGGTCGGCTCATCACCCGACAGGTGCTTGCCAACGGCGCGACGGATCTTCGGCAGCGCTCCGACAAGCTGCGCCAACCGATGCGCCTTGCGGGCTTCTCTGACCTTCTCCCAATCCGAGTGGTAACGGTATTGCAGACGACCGGCCGCATCGCGGCCGACCGCCTGCAGATGCGAGGCCGGATCGGCGGCGTAGCGGACATCCTGGTAGGCCGGCGGCACCGCCAGCGCATTCAGCCGACGAATGGTGCTTTGCTGTTTCACCTGCGAACCATCGGCGCGCAGATATTGCCAGCGCTTGCCGCGCTTGATGCGGCGGATCGTCAGATGATCGACTTCGCCAAGATGCAGACCGAGGTCTTCGGCAAGCTCGGCAACACTGACCGGCTCTCCGGCCGTGCTGCCCGAGTCCGTCACGGTTTCGGGAAGTTCGAAATTCTGCCGATCGATCATGCCGTTAACATTCCCGCGCCAGAGCCCATCGCTAATGCGCCAGCCCCACACTCGTTCCGGCAGGCGCGCCGCCGCGGCGCACGCATCGCGATCACGGCTCTGCACATGCGCGCGATCAGCGCCGAAAGTCGGATGACTGCACCGCTTGTCGCGGCCCGGCGGGCCGACGCATAATTGTCTCAACAACAACAGCCGGAGGCTGAGACGATCGCACGTCTCTTCACCGGCGATGCTCCCCCGTAGCGTTTCCATGACTTCGCCCGGATCGCAGGATCAACGATCGGCGAAGCCAGACTCGTTGGCGGGTGAGTCGCCGGTTGCAGCGGGGTTGCGGTCGAGCACCGACGGCGGGTGCGGCATCGACCGCGTTTTTGTGGAGGAACAAATGTCCGAGAAGATCTACGACGTGCCCGCAGAGTGGGCGAGCCGCGCCTTCGTCGACGACGCCAAATATCGCCAGATGTACGAGCGCTCGGTGACGGATCCGACCGGATTCTGGGCGGAGCACGCCAAGCGGGTCGACTGGATCAAGGCGCCGACCAAGATCGACAACTGGTCGTTCGCGCCCGGCAATGTTTCGATCAAGTGGTTCGAGGACGGCGTTCTCAACGCCGCCTACAACTGCATCGACCGCCACCTCGACAAGCGCGGCGACCAGGTCGCGATCATCTGGGAAGGCGACGATCCTTCGCA from Rhodopseudomonas palustris carries:
- a CDS encoding RluA family pseudouridine synthase; the encoded protein is MNESHPDQFEPPELTPEEIQARVLYRDGLMLVIDKPPGLPVHRGPKGGPNLEASFDALRYGLPRPPVLAHRLDRDTSGCLVLGRHRKATATLGLLFKHSRISKTYWAIVEGGPAEDEGSIDLPIAKLNAERGWWQKVDPEGLPSLTKWRVMGRSGVLPTAARIASAASAPSPGAAASGSPAPCGEGSGVGVHDETPSLGRPHPNPLPQAGEGVHSARAESDDLSRKPGAKSGATPPTHLTWLALEPITGRTHQLRVHCAAMGWPIFGDNIYGNGPRFGEPRLHLHAREIVIPLSRNKPPVVVTAPPPAHMHPRLAACGWTPN
- a CDS encoding DNA topoisomerase IB, with the protein product MIDRQNFELPETVTDSGSTAGEPVSVAELAEDLGLHLGEVDHLTIRRIKRGKRWQYLRADGSQVKQQSTIRRLNALAVPPAYQDVRYAADPASHLQAVGRDAAGRLQYRYHSDWEKVREARKAHRLAQLVGALPKIRRAVGKHLSGDEPTREFALAAVIELIARTAIRPGSESYARLNGTRGAATLLKSNVAIEDDCVTLSFKAKGGKAVRKECGAARLVRAIGILRKLPGKRLFQYVGVDREVHPVSTSQVNVFLRDLAGIRISLKDFRTLMASAVVLESLARIEPATSARGRRKQVLEAVRMAADELANTPSICRKSYVHATIVTAFEDGILERFASTLKGTRSQAKREQLLAQVVMAAAA